In Streptomyces sp. ML-6, the genomic stretch CCTGAACCCCTGGTATTGTTTTCCATGTCGCCACGGGAAACCGGGGCCGACCACCTGGTCCGGGTGGCGGAATGGCAGACGCGCTAGCTTGAGGTGCTAGTGCCCTTTATCGGGCGTGGGGGTTCAAGTCCCCCCTCGGACACCAGAGGTCAACCGACCTGATACGGCCGGTCGATCCGACAATATGTCGGATCGGCCGGCCGTTCTGTTTTCGGCGGGCAGGCCGTGGGCGGGTGATGCTTCGAGCCTGCTTTCCGCAGCACACCTGCGTTCCCGCTGCCTGCGGCGCGGTTCGTTCCAGCTCTCCGTGGTCTCGGCGTCGGCGATCCGGCCGCGCAGCTCCGGGAGTGTGGCGGGCGGGAGCATGCCACCCCACAGCATGCCGCCCCACAGCATGGCGCCCCCGGCATGGCGGCGAGCCGACCGAAGCGGCGCCGGGGGAGATGGCCGACCGGGTCGGGGTGAAGACGCCATCACGGTTCTCCTCTTGTGCGCAGAATTGACACCTCTCAGGCGTTTTCTGCCCACGGCGTGGTGGTGGTCTGTGAGGCGAGGTTCGGGTCCGACGTGGTGTCAGCAACACCTGGCCGTCGCAGCTTTGGCGTGAGCGTGACGTAGCGTTGCCCTTTTGGCGGTGTTCGGCAGAGCACCGCGGAGCGTCGTTGCGCCCTCCTCACCTGTGAGGGCGCCGAGGGGTGTTGGGATGAAGCTCTGCTTCCTCGTCGAAGAGCTGTACCGGAATGACGGCATGCCGCTCGATGTGGCCCGGCGATTGTCGTCGTGGGGTCACCAGGTGGACGTGATGCGGCCGGGCGGTTCGCTGTTGCGGGTCTCGGAGGAGGTGCGGGCGGGCACCCACGACGCCTGGGTGCTCAAGACAGTGTCCGGCGGTCCGGGGCTCGCCCTGCTGGAGGCCGCGGCGGCCGTGGGGCTGACCACGGTGAACGACGCGCGGGCGATCCGTGCGGTGCGCGACAAGGTCCTCACCTCGGTCGTTGCGCGGCAGCACGGGCTGCCGGTTCCGGTGACCTACTCGGCGCCGCGGGCCACCATGTTCGCGGACGTTCCCGACGAGCTGTTCCCCCTGGTGGTCAAACCCGTCGACGGCAGTTCGGGGCGCGGGGTGCGGCTGGTGGCGGACCCCCGGGGACTGGCCGGGGCGGAGCGGGCGGGCGAGGGCCAGCTGATCGCGCAGCCCCATGTGCCCAACTCCGGTACGGACCTGAAGGTCTACTGCCTCGCGGGCGAATTCCACGCGACCCTGCGACGCTCCCCGATCCACCCGGAGGGACCGGCCGACGAGGGCCCGGTGCCGTTGTCCGCCGAGGTGGCAGCGGTGGCGGAGGAGGTGGGGAAGGTCTTCGGGCTCGACCTGTACGGCATCGATGTGGTGCTCGGACCCGACGGCCCCGTGATCGTCGACATCAACGACTTCCCGAGCTTCCGGCGGGTGCCCGACGCGGTGACCCGGGTGGCCGGAGCCGTTCTCGAGCTGGCCAGGACCGGCGGCTCCGCAGGCGCGGGCGTGCCCGCCCCGGCTCCGCCGGTTCCCGCTCGGCTGCAGATCCCCCTCGGCCGGCCCCGCCCGCAGATCGCTCCGGGCCCCGGAGCGGGCATGCCGGTGGCCGTACCGGGAGTCGTCCAGATATGAGGGTGTGCCTGCTGACCGACAAGCCGGACCACCCGATGCTCGCCGCCACCGCCTCCGTACTGGTCCGGGAAGGGCACCGGGTGACGTTCCTGGACCCGGACTCCGGGGACGGACCCGCACAGGACCGGGTCGCCCCGGACGACCTCGCCGACACCTACCTCCTCAAGGCGCACACCCCCGGCGCGCTGGCCCTGGCCCGTTGCCTGGAGGAGCGCGGCGCCCGGGTGGTGAACTCCGCCGCCGCGACGGAGCTGTGCCAGGACCGGAGCCGGCTCGCCGCGGTGGCCGAGGGGGCCGGTCTGCCGATGCCCCGCACCAGGACCCTGGACGCGCTGTCCGAAGTCCTTTCCGGAACGGAGTGGCCCGCGAGCGGCTGTCCGCTGATGGTCAAGAGCCGGCACAGCCGGCGCGCCGACCTGGTGGCCCGTGCGGACGGTCCGGCCGAACTGCGGGAACTCGCCGCCCGGTGGCCCGATGAGCCGGTCGTGCTGCAGGAGTACGTCGCGAACAGCGGTTGGGACCACAAGGTGTGGGTGATCGCGGGGAGGGTCTTCACGGCGGTGCGTCCCGCGCCGGTGGGGGCCCCGCCGGACGGCGCCCGGTCCGCGCCGCTGGTCGGCGAACTGCCCCGGGCCTGGGCCGACACGGCTCTCCGCGCGGGCGAGGTGTTCGGTCTGGACGTCTACGGCGTCGACCTGCTGGATCGCGAGGGCGAGCCCGTCGTCGTCGACATCAACGCCTTCCCGGGCATCCGGGGCCCCGAGGAAGCCCCCGCCGCCCTGGCCGCCCTGGCGCTGCGACGGGCCCGGACCGGTTCTTCCGTCTGAGCGTTCGGGCCTTCCGGCGGGACCGTGCCCGAACCGGCGGGATCGTGCTCAAGTCGATTGAGCCGGTCCCGAGTTGCTCGGTTCGTGTCCGAGCCGGCGGGACCGGCCTTGCGGGCCGGGCGCCGCCTTCGGCGGAAACTCACCGGGGGCGACGCCCGGCCGGCGTCGTGGAGGCGCGGGGATCAGTGGAAGTTCAGGGAGGCGGAGCCGGCCGGGGCGGAGATCGACCCCGGGCAGAGGAAGCTGCCCGAGCTCTTCGAGGCGGTGAACGCCTTGTTCTGGTAGCTGCGGGTGGAGCCGTCGCGGGTCCAACCGACGTTCGTGGCACGGTAGCTGCAGGTGACGATGGACTGCTTCACCGTGATGTCGATGAGGTTCGACGTCGCGAGGCCCGCCGCGTCGTCGAAGGTGAGTGTCGGGCTGTTGTTGAGGGTGGCGCTCGCACCGCCACTGCAGCTCACGCTGCTGTTGATGGTGGCGCGGTCGATGGTCAGGGTGGTGGGCGGGTTCGCGGTGGCGGTGGCGTTGGTCCAGGTGCAGGTGCTGCCCGCGGCGGTGATGCTGCCGTCGACCTGCTGCGAGGCCGCGGGGCCCAGTGCGCTCGCCGCGGTGGACGCGCCTGCGACGACCGCGACGGCCAGGGCGGCGACGCATGAGATTTTCGGTGTGAGCCTCATGTCACTCCTTCGTGCCGCGCCCTTGTGGGGGGACGAGCGGTGCCTCGTCCGCGTGCGCGGCGTGGGTGCGGACGGGCGTGTGCCATGGACGGTCCCAGAAACGCCCATGAATGTCAGGTGCGCGTCAAGAATTGGCCGGATGGCGCCCTCGGGGCGAGGGGGATCGGCGGGGCTCTGAGGCGTTCGGCCCCGGCTTGCCCCGCCCGGCCGGCCCTGCCTCGCCCCGCATCGCGCTCGTCACGATCCGGCCTCGGGGAGTGGATGGGGTCTTGATTCCGGCCGTGTAATCGTTTCCATCGGCTAGCTAGCGAGGGGAACTTCACCACGCTCAACAACCCCTTCTTCGTACAGATGAAGGCGGGCGCGCAGGCCGAGGTCGAGAAGGCCGGGGCCGACCTCACCGTCACCGACGCGCAGAACGACGCCTCGCAACAGGCCGACCAGCTCCAGAACTTCACGAGCTCGGGCATGAAGTCGATCATCGTCAACCCGGTGGACTCGGACGCCGCGGGCCCCGCCGTCCGGGGCGCCGACAAGGCGGACATCCTGGTGGTCGCCGCCGACCGGGGCGTCAACGGCGCCCGGACCGCGACGCTCGTGGTGTCCGACAACGTCGCGGGCGGCAGGCTCGCCGCCGAGGCACTGGCCGAGAAGCTCGGCGGCCGGGGCAGCATCGTCATCCTGCAGGGAACGGCCGGAACCTCGGCCGGCCGTGAGCGCGGCGCGGGATTCGCCGAGGGCCTGAAGGCGTACCCGGGCATCGAGGTCGTGGCCGAGCAGCCGGCGGACTTCGACCGTACGAAGGGCCTGGACGTCATGACCAACCTGTTCCAGTCCCACCCCGGCATCACCGGGGTCTTCGCCGAGAACGACGAGATGGCGCTCGGCGCGGTCAAGGCACTCGGCGCCAGGGCCGGGAAGTCGGTGTCCGTCGTCGGATTCGACGGAACCCCGGACGGCCTGAAGGCGGTCGCCGCCGGAACGCTGTACGCGTCGGTGGCCCAGCAGCCGAAGGAACTGGGCCGGATCGCCGTGCAGAACGCGGTGAAGGCGGCAGAGGGCGAGAAGATCGACGACATGGTGAAGGTGCCGGTCAAGGTTGTCACCGGGAAGAACGTCGCCGACTTCTCCTGAGTACGACTTCTCCTGAGTACGACCGGGCGGCGGAAACGCGCACCGAGCAGTGCCCGACCACGGAAAGCAGGAACCATGTACGACAGCGAGCACGACCGGTACGACCTGCTGGTCGTGGGCTCCGCCAACGCCGACCTGGTCGTCGGCGTCGAACGCCGCCCCGCCCCCGGCGAGACGGTCCTCGGCTCCGATCTGGCCGTCCACCCGGGCGGCAAGGGCGGGAACCAGGCGGTCGCCGCCGCCCGCCTCGGGGCCCGGACGGCCCTGCTGGCCCGGGTCGGCGACGACGCGCACGGCCGTCTGCTGCTGGAGTCCCAGCGGGCGTCGGGCGTCGACACCGACGGCGTGCTCGTCGGCGGGGCCCCCACCGGCGTCGCGCTGATCACCGTGGACCCCTCGGGCGACAACAGCATCGTGGTGTCGCCGGGGGCCAACGCCCGCCTCGCACCGGAGGACATCCGGGCGGCCGGTTCCCTGCTCGCCGCCGCCCGGGTCGTCTCCGTACAGCTGGAGATCCCGCTGGAGACGGTCGCCGAGGTGGTGGCCACGATGCCGCCCGGAACCCGGCTGGTGCTGAACCCGTCCCCGCCCGCGCCCCTGCCCGACCGGGTGCTGGCCGCCTGCGACCCGCTGGTGGTCAACGAGCACGAGGCGCGCTACATCCTGGGCGGGGCCGCGGGCAGCACACCGGGGGAGTGGGCGCGGGCGCTGCTCGGGCTCGGCCCGAAGTCGGTCGTGATCACGCTGGGCGCGGCGGGAGCACTCGTCGCGGACGGCCGCACGGGCGATGTCGTGCCCCTGCCGGGCATCGCGGTCGAGGCCGTGGACACGACCGGGGCGGGCGACGCGTTCACCGCGGCCCTGGCCTGGCGGCTGGGCCTGGGCGAGGAACTCGCCGAGGCCGCCGCGTTCGCCGTGCGGGTGGGCGCGGCGGCCGTCACCCGGCAGGGCGCGCAGGCGTCCTTCCCGACCGCGGCGGAAGTCCCGGCCCCGTGAAGCGGGCCGGAATCCTCAACCGTCACCTCGCCGGGGCCCTGGCCGGACTGGGCCCCGGCTGGTGCGGACGGGGGGAGGCGAGGCCGTACGCGAAGGTGCTGCTGCGGTGCGGGGTCTTCTTCTGACGTGAGGCCCCGGCGGCCCCGGCGCTGATACGGCCCGGCCGCCCTGCCCGGCCCGCCTATGCTGTCCGGCCCACCCCGGCCTCCACCAGGAACTTGCTCGGTGTGCCCGACCACGACACATGCAGTCCGTCCCGGGCCCGCGTGCACGCGACGAACAGCAGGCAGCGTTCCGCCAACAGATCCGACTCGTGCTGGAGCCGGTCGACATCGGCCGGGGTCACCGCACGCGAGTACGGCAGCGCACCGTCATTCACGCCGATGACCGCGACGCACCGGAACTCCAGCCCCTTGAAGGAGTGCATCGTGCCGACCTGCACGACGTCCGCGTCGGAGGGCGCATCGCCCCGCAGGCGCGCAGCCGGAATCCCCGCGGCCCTGAGGAACTGCACCGCCTTGTCGCAGTTCTTGTTGAAGCGGGCGCTCACCCCGATCTCGCCCGGGGAGATCCCACTGTCGATCCAACCCCGGACGCGTGCGACGAGTACGTCCAGTTCGGCTTCCTCGGAATCCGCCCCGCACGCCTCGGGCCCCTTGCCGTGCAGAGCCGAGCGATAGCCCAGCAGGGTCTCGTTCGCCGAGTCGTCCGCCAACTGCTCGAAGGGCCGGCCGACGAGCAGGGCGGTGGACCAGGAGAGGATCTCGTGCGTGGAGCGGTAGTTCTTGCGCATCTTCGCCGATCGGCCGGCCACCTTGATCCCGACGGCCTTCAGCGACACCTTCGAGTCGTAGATACGCTGATGGGGATCGCCCGCGATGAAGAGATCGTCGGGACGGGCCGGAGCCGCCGCACGCAACAGCCGCCACTGCGCGGGGTGCAGGTCCTGCGCCTCGTCGACGACCACATGCCGGTATCGCGCGCCACCGGCCTCCAGCAGGTCCGCTGCCTCCGCGCACGTGCCGAGATAGGTGCGGAGCCCGTCGGAGGCGAGCCGATCGGTGAACTCCTCGATCGTGCGCCACACCAGCGCGCGGGCCGACGTGGGCAGTCCGCTGCCGCGTCCGCGCCGCTCGCATTTCTCGTACGCGTCCAGGGTCCGCAGGTTCTGTGCGAGGACGACGTGCTTGTACTCCTGTCCGAGGAACTGCGCCGTGCCGGTGAACCCGGTGGCCTTCGCGGCCTGCGCCCACCGCGTCTCCTCCTCACCGCCGCGGAGCGGCCGCCGCGAGGTGGACACGACGCGGCCCGCGAACGCGTCGACCGTCATGATGTCCACCCGGTCCCGCAACGCTTCGTCCTCCACCAGGGCGGCGAGCCCGTTGCGCAGCGCACCCACCAGAGCGTTGGTGTACGTGGTCAGCAGAATGCGGTCGCCATCACGCAGATACCCCAGCAGATGGCGCACCCGATGCAGAGCGACAACTGTCTTGCCCGTCCCGGGGCCGCCGGTGACCTGTGCCGGCCCGGAGTACGAGGCCCGGTAGGCGACCTTGTGCTGGGAGGGGTGCAGAAAGACCCGCCAGGCCGCGAAGGGCTTGTCGAGGATGTCGCGCAGCTCCTCGGACGCGGTGACAAGTGCGATCCGGGTCCTGGTGCGGTGGATGGCGGTCGCGAAGTCGCCGGTGTCCACGGGCGTGGTGTCGGCGGGTGCGGCGGAGAGACCGACGGACACCACGTCCCGCCACACCTCCTCCACGGTGAAACCTGCCGCGAGGTATTCGAGGACTTCGCGCTGGTCCTGCGGGAAGTACGGCGCGAAGACCTCCAACTGTTCGAGGTCGGTGAGGGCGCGGGCCTGGCGCAGGGTGGTTTCGTCGATGCCGAGCGCCGTCAGGTCCCCGTCGGACACCTTCGCGAACAGCCGCCGGTCGGGAGCGGGCGCGATGCTCTCGTACACGGGTGTGAGCTCGTCGAGCATCGCGATGTCGCGGATCTCGACGGCCCGGGTCACGGTGTTGATGCTGGCCTTCTGCTTGACGGCCCAGTCGATCGCCTTGTCGTGCGGCATCACGCGCAGCAGTACGTAGGTGTCGCCGCTGTCGGGGGCGAGGACGACACCCCGCGTCCCCTGGTCGATCCGGATGGTCCGGATATGAGGATCACGGGCCCGCTTCAGGCTCTCCAGCTTCAGCCCGGGATCCTTGAACAACTGGTCCAGGGTGAGGCGTTCGAACTTCTCCCACGCGTCGAACACCCCCTGCTTGACACTGCCCCGAAGCTTGCCGAGCTGGGCACAGAAACCGATGTCGAACGCGAGGTGGGGCATGGGGCGAACTCTCCGGGAAAGCGGACGGAACGAGGGGAGACGGGGGAGACGGGGTCAGCCGGCCGGACCGTCGAGATCGAGACCGATCAGCGCCAGCGCCTCGCCTACCTCTGCGGTCATCTCGTCACCAGGCCCGAAGACCAGGCACAGGTCGTCGTGCAGCGGTCGAAGAATCCGATGGGCCTCGACCGCCTGCCCTTGGGCGAGGAGCAGCATCCCGATGTCGCGGCGCAGTTCGACGGCTTCCTCGCTGAGATCGCCGTCAACGGTCCGTACGACGTCGAGGAGGCCGCGCAGCGCGGCGAGCGCGTCGGTGACCCGGCCCAGTTCGGCACGGCACCGCGCGGCCTGGGCGCGGCAGGCGCGGGCCGGCTCGCCGGTGGGGCCGTCGGTGCGCGCGTACGCGTCCGCCAACGCGTCGAACTCGGGCAGCGCGGCCCGGTAGTCCCCGCCGAGCAGCTGGATCGCGGCCCGACGGGTCCGCAGCTCCAGGACCTTCCGGCTCTCCGCGCCGAGTGCGCGGGCGGCCGGCTCGATGATCTCTCCCAGCACCTCGGCGGCCTGCGCGAACCGTTCCTCGTCCAGGAGGGCGTCGGAGTGTGCGTACGCCTCGTCGATCTCCGCACGCAACTGCGCGGGTACGGGTACGGGAACGGGCGCGGCCTGTCCGGCAGCCGGATCGGCGGCCACCCGCGCGGACCTGCCCGCACCCGCGCGGGCGCGGGGCGCGTACGGGTTGCGGAAGAGCCCGGTCGGGTCGGGCACCCCCGCCGGTCCGGCTTCGCCGGCCGCGGGCATCCGGCCGGGCGGCGGCAGGAACGGCCGCAGCCGCTCGTACACCTCCTGCACATCGGCGGGCCGGGCCTCGGGCGCCTTGAGCAGCAGATGCAGGACCAGCTCCTCCAACTCCTGCGGTACTTCGGGACGTAGTCCGCGCAGCGGGGTGGGAGCGGCGTTCACGTGCTGGTGCATCACCATGTACTCGCTGTCCGCCGTGAACAGCAGCCGCCCGCTGAGCAGTTCGTGCAGCACACAGCCCAGCGCGTACAGATCGGCCTGCGGAGTGGTCCGCCCACCGCGCACCTGCTCGGGAGCCATGTACTGGTAGGTGCCGATGGGGGTACCGGTCGCGGTCAGCTTGGTGACATCGGTCCGCAGGATCGCCGCGATCCCGAAGTCGAGGACCTTCACCGTCCCGTCACGGGCGACCAGGATGTTGCCGGGCTTGAGGTCGCGGTGGATGACCGGCACCTCGTGCGCGTACGACAGCACGGTGGCGACCTGCGCCGCCACCGCCACCGCCCAACTGACCGGAAGCAGCCGATCCGGATGGATGTACGCGGACAGCGACACCCCGTCCACCAGCTCCATGACCAGGAACAGCCGCTCATACGTCTCGTCGAGCACCGCGTCGTACACCTGGGGCACACCGGGGTGCTGGATCCGCGCGGTGATGCGGGCCTCACGGCGGAAGCGCTTGGCGAACTCTTCCGCGAGCTGCGGCGAGCCGTTGACGGCCTGCTGCCGGATCAGCTTCACGGCGACGGGCCGGTCGAGCACGGCGTCGTAGCCGCGCCACACATCCCCCATGCCGCCGTTGTCGAGCGGCTCCAGAAGCTCGTACCGGCCCGCGATCGGCTGCTGTTGCGGCACATTGCCCCCGTGTGTGCGTGTGCTGACCGGTGTGTGCTGCTGGACCGGCTTTCGGCATGGTGGAGGGCAAGTGTCCCTGGTGGGGCGATCTTCAGTCCAGCGGCGGTGCGTGCACGGGCTGGATTCGGGGGCGGAGGGGTGTATTCAGGCCGCCGGTGCCATCCGGCCGAACCGCGGGAAGCGATGGCACCGACGCGGCCGAGTCGCGCCCCGGTCCCGCCGCCGAGCAGAGCTTCGGCCGCCTGCTCCGCTCCATTCAGCATCTGGTCCGGCATCGCTACGTGGAAAGTCCGAGTGCCACCGACCTCCATCCGCCTCTAAGGACTTGTTTCCCGGCAAGCCCTAACGGAGGATGAGTTCTTCGTCGGTGTGCTGCCAGCCGTTCCGTTGGTACTCGCGTGGTGACATCCCGTGGGCGCGTGTGAACACACGTGTGAGGGCGGAGGCGTCCGTGTAGCCCAGTTTCCGTGCGGCTTGGCTGACCGTCATGCGTTCTTCGAGGTATTGGCGGGCGAGGGTCATACGGAGCTGGGCTCGCCACTGCACATAGGTCTGACCGGTGGCGTCGATGAAGTCGTGACCGAGCGTCCTGGCGTCCACGCAGAGTTCCGCGCCCCACTGGACCAGCGTGCGTCGGCTCGCGGGTTCGCGTCGGATCTCCTCGACGATCCGGCTGACGGCGGAGACGCCTGATCCGCCGGCGGCTGTGAGGAGACGCGGCGCGGAGAAGAGTTCGAGAAAACGTCGTGTGACGTCGTTGGGGTCGTGCCCCTCGGGGCGGATGAAGCTGTAGTTGGCGACGACCGTGTGCAAGAGGCGGGCCTCGGCCTGCGGGGGAAGGCTCTGGATGAGGACGTCTGCCGGCAGGGCTGCCGAAGACCCCGGACGGGAGCCGAGCGGCAGCAGGAGCGCACCGCGCGGGAGCGTGATGCTGTTGGGCACTCCCGCCGGGAGCCAGGCGGCATCGCCTCGCCGTAGCCGGTGCTTCCGGCCTCCGATGACGAGCTGCGCAGTCCCGCGGCAGGCCCAGACGAGCACATGGAAGTCGTTGATCCGGTTCCAGGTCCGCGACGCCGGTATCGACGGCGGCTTCGCGATCGCCTCTCCGCCCGCTGCTCTGTGCATGTGGGCGTCGATCTGTGCTTCGAGAGGGCTCGGGGACGGCCGGGCCCCGGTCGGTTCGTCGCGGTGCTGTCCCTTGTACTCGCTGGGTGTGACTCCGGCGTGCGCGTGGAATGCCTTCGTGAATCCCGCAGGGGTCGAGAACCCGACCTGTCTCCCGGCCCAGCCGATGTCGTGGCCGAGGTTGAGGTAGCTCGCCGCTGCGGCGACCCGCGCGGCGGTGCGCCACCGGGCGAAGGGCAGCCCCGTCTCGTTCCGGAACTGCTGCTGCAGCGTGCGGACGCTGATGCCGGCCGACTGCGCCAGTTCACCGATTCCCGCGCCATGGCTCGGATCCTGGAGCAGCGTCCGCGCGATGGTGAGGGCCTCGGGCGATGTGGGCAGCGGTGGGGCAGGCAGCGGACCGCGGTCGTCGTGCGCCGGGTCTGCGGGGTGTGCGTTGGCAACGAGGTCGAGCAGGCCGCTGTCGTCCGCGGCACCGCGCAGGTAGCCGAGGCTTCGGGCGAACTGATGGATGAGCCAGTCCGACCAGCTGCCCGGGAAGTCGACGCGGAGAGGGCGGTCGATCACGGTCGACCGGGAACCCGCGGCCGGGAAGATCGGAACGGCGAGGGAACCGGCCTCGACGTCGACCTCGTAGGGGACGCCGGCGGGCATCCAGATGCCCTGGCCGGCCGTGAGGCGGTGCTGTTCCGTTGCCGTCTGTACGCGGGCGGCGCCCGTGTGCATCCAGAGCAGGGACGGCTCGCGCGCGTTTCCGGGTGAGGTCGCCCGTGCAGCCGGGATCTCCAAGGTCGGCTCGATCGGGAGCTGATGGTGCGCGACCACGTCATTCACGTTCTGCCAGTCCATGAATCATGCGCATCAGGATAACAATCGCGCGAATAGTAAGGCTAGCCTTACTTGTGTGGCCGCTGTGGCGACCTGACGCCCCGTTCCCCCGGCCGTGTCCCGCTCTTCGAGGAGTTCTTCCGTGTCTGTCCCCGCGCGCCCGCTGACCATGTTCCCCGTGGCCCTGCGCGAACTGGTCGTCGCCCGGATCGTCGACGTCACGGCAGGAATGCGGCGTGTGACCCTGACCGGTGACCAGCTGGGGACGTTCACCTCTGCGGATGGGACGAAGTGGCCGCCGTTCACGTCGCCGGGTTTCGATGACGACATCCGGCTGCTGTTCCCGTATCCGGGTGAGAGCGAGCCCGTCCTCCCCCTCGTCGAGGACGGACGTGTGACGTTCGCGGAGGGGCGTCGGCCCATCGCTCGGGCCTACACGGTGCGCCGCTACGACCCGCGCGGACGTGAACTGGATGTCGACATCGTTCTCCACAGTGACGGGGTCGCATCGAACTGGGCTCGTGCAGTGGCTCCGGGGGATCGGATGCATATCGCCGGTCCTGCCAAGACGCAAGAGATCCCGATCGGTGCGGACCGGCTGCTGATCGCGGGCGACGACACGGCGATTCCCGCGATCGCGCGTCTGCTGGAAGAGCTTCCCGCCGATACTCGCGGGCGCGTGTTCATCGACGTCGAGCACACATCGCACGCGCAGGAACTGTGCGGTCCTGCCGGGGTCGACGTCACCTGGCTCCCCCGGAACCCGTCCGCTCCCTCGCACCCCGGTGGGCTGCTGGAGGCCATTCGCACGATGGACTGGGCGAAAGAGGAATGGTTCGCGTGGCTGGCCGGTGAGCAGTCGGCGGTTCAGGAGATCCGTCGGCACCTCGTCCGCGATCGTCACATGCCCAAGTCCGCCATCGACTTCACGGGCTACTGGAAACGCGAGCCCGCGGACGGCGTCCACTCCCACCAGCCCTGACATCCGGCACCGGCGGACGGCCACCGGCCCCGCCGCACGCTCCGGCGCCTCCTCGCCGGTCGTCCGGGCAGCCCTGTTCGCCCCTACC encodes the following:
- a CDS encoding UvrD-helicase domain-containing protein is translated as MPHLAFDIGFCAQLGKLRGSVKQGVFDAWEKFERLTLDQLFKDPGLKLESLKRARDPHIRTIRIDQGTRGVVLAPDSGDTYVLLRVMPHDKAIDWAVKQKASINTVTRAVEIRDIAMLDELTPVYESIAPAPDRRLFAKVSDGDLTALGIDETTLRQARALTDLEQLEVFAPYFPQDQREVLEYLAAGFTVEEVWRDVVSVGLSAAPADTTPVDTGDFATAIHRTRTRIALVTASEELRDILDKPFAAWRVFLHPSQHKVAYRASYSGPAQVTGGPGTGKTVVALHRVRHLLGYLRDGDRILLTTYTNALVGALRNGLAALVEDEALRDRVDIMTVDAFAGRVVSTSRRPLRGGEEETRWAQAAKATGFTGTAQFLGQEYKHVVLAQNLRTLDAYEKCERRGRGSGLPTSARALVWRTIEEFTDRLASDGLRTYLGTCAEAADLLEAGGARYRHVVVDEAQDLHPAQWRLLRAAAPARPDDLFIAGDPHQRIYDSKVSLKAVGIKVAGRSAKMRKNYRSTHEILSWSTALLVGRPFEQLADDSANETLLGYRSALHGKGPEACGADSEEAELDVLVARVRGWIDSGISPGEIGVSARFNKNCDKAVQFLRAAGIPAARLRGDAPSDADVVQVGTMHSFKGLEFRCVAVIGVNDGALPYSRAVTPADVDRLQHESDLLAERCLLFVACTRARDGLHVSWSGTPSKFLVEAGVGRTA
- a CDS encoding helix-turn-helix domain-containing protein: MDWQNVNDVVAHHQLPIEPTLEIPAARATSPGNAREPSLLWMHTGAARVQTATEQHRLTAGQGIWMPAGVPYEVDVEAGSLAVPIFPAAGSRSTVIDRPLRVDFPGSWSDWLIHQFARSLGYLRGAADDSGLLDLVANAHPADPAHDDRGPLPAPPLPTSPEALTIARTLLQDPSHGAGIGELAQSAGISVRTLQQQFRNETGLPFARWRTAARVAAAASYLNLGHDIGWAGRQVGFSTPAGFTKAFHAHAGVTPSEYKGQHRDEPTGARPSPSPLEAQIDAHMHRAAGGEAIAKPPSIPASRTWNRINDFHVLVWACRGTAQLVIGGRKHRLRRGDAAWLPAGVPNSITLPRGALLLPLGSRPGSSAALPADVLIQSLPPQAEARLLHTVVANYSFIRPEGHDPNDVTRRFLELFSAPRLLTAAGGSGVSAVSRIVEEIRREPASRRTLVQWGAELCVDARTLGHDFIDATGQTYVQWRAQLRMTLARQYLEERMTVSQAARKLGYTDASALTRVFTRAHGMSPREYQRNGWQHTDEELILR
- a CDS encoding alpha-L-glutamate ligase; the protein is MRVCLLTDKPDHPMLAATASVLVREGHRVTFLDPDSGDGPAQDRVAPDDLADTYLLKAHTPGALALARCLEERGARVVNSAAATELCQDRSRLAAVAEGAGLPMPRTRTLDALSEVLSGTEWPASGCPLMVKSRHSRRADLVARADGPAELRELAARWPDEPVVLQEYVANSGWDHKVWVIAGRVFTAVRPAPVGAPPDGARSAPLVGELPRAWADTALRAGEVFGLDVYGVDLLDREGEPVVVDINAFPGIRGPEEAPAALAALALRRARTGSSV
- a CDS encoding ribokinase; translated protein: MYDSEHDRYDLLVVGSANADLVVGVERRPAPGETVLGSDLAVHPGGKGGNQAVAAARLGARTALLARVGDDAHGRLLLESQRASGVDTDGVLVGGAPTGVALITVDPSGDNSIVVSPGANARLAPEDIRAAGSLLAAARVVSVQLEIPLETVAEVVATMPPGTRLVLNPSPPAPLPDRVLAACDPLVVNEHEARYILGGAAGSTPGEWARALLGLGPKSVVITLGAAGALVADGRTGDVVPLPGIAVEAVDTTGAGDAFTAALAWRLGLGEELAEAAAFAVRVGAAAVTRQGAQASFPTAAEVPAP
- a CDS encoding siderophore-interacting protein, which gives rise to MFPVALRELVVARIVDVTAGMRRVTLTGDQLGTFTSADGTKWPPFTSPGFDDDIRLLFPYPGESEPVLPLVEDGRVTFAEGRRPIARAYTVRRYDPRGRELDVDIVLHSDGVASNWARAVAPGDRMHIAGPAKTQEIPIGADRLLIAGDDTAIPAIARLLEELPADTRGRVFIDVEHTSHAQELCGPAGVDVTWLPRNPSAPSHPGGLLEAIRTMDWAKEEWFAWLAGEQSAVQEIRRHLVRDRHMPKSAIDFTGYWKREPADGVHSHQP
- a CDS encoding serine/threonine-protein kinase, which gives rise to MPQQQPIAGRYELLEPLDNGGMGDVWRGYDAVLDRPVAVKLIRQQAVNGSPQLAEEFAKRFRREARITARIQHPGVPQVYDAVLDETYERLFLVMELVDGVSLSAYIHPDRLLPVSWAVAVAAQVATVLSYAHEVPVIHRDLKPGNILVARDGTVKVLDFGIAAILRTDVTKLTATGTPIGTYQYMAPEQVRGGRTTPQADLYALGCVLHELLSGRLLFTADSEYMVMHQHVNAAPTPLRGLRPEVPQELEELVLHLLLKAPEARPADVQEVYERLRPFLPPPGRMPAAGEAGPAGVPDPTGLFRNPYAPRARAGAGRSARVAADPAAGQAAPVPVPVPAQLRAEIDEAYAHSDALLDEERFAQAAEVLGEIIEPAARALGAESRKVLELRTRRAAIQLLGGDYRAALPEFDALADAYARTDGPTGEPARACRAQAARCRAELGRVTDALAALRGLLDVVRTVDGDLSEEAVELRRDIGMLLLAQGQAVEAHRILRPLHDDLCLVFGPGDEMTAEVGEALALIGLDLDGPAG
- a CDS encoding ATP-grasp domain-containing protein, producing the protein MKLCFLVEELYRNDGMPLDVARRLSSWGHQVDVMRPGGSLLRVSEEVRAGTHDAWVLKTVSGGPGLALLEAAAAVGLTTVNDARAIRAVRDKVLTSVVARQHGLPVPVTYSAPRATMFADVPDELFPLVVKPVDGSSGRGVRLVADPRGLAGAERAGEGQLIAQPHVPNSGTDLKVYCLAGEFHATLRRSPIHPEGPADEGPVPLSAEVAAVAEEVGKVFGLDLYGIDVVLGPDGPVIVDINDFPSFRRVPDAVTRVAGAVLELARTGGSAGAGVPAPAPPVPARLQIPLGRPRPQIAPGPGAGMPVAVPGVVQI